One window of Flavobacteriales bacterium genomic DNA carries:
- a CDS encoding type IX secretion system membrane protein PorP/SprF codes for MRHLLLLLIAGSSLQAVRAQQLPQFSQYNSQDYLYDPAVAGSRPWFEIRSAHRNQWVGIQDAPRTFVLSATTPLGSNMGVGGYVFTDNAGPSRRTGMQISYAYHLKINDKIKLGMGLSFGMLQFLIDGSKIQFHDADEPLMDDQLRGSLMPDATFGLYLYHEKWWFGATAPQLLRNRVWFYDENDQSLSQLAAHYYAMGGYRIPIGENLKLEPSFLLKYVDPVPPKADLTATLRYRDMVWIGATYRTEDAISLMVGYWMKKTFQFGYSYDLTTTGLRNYTSGTHEVMLAVTFGKERSAPGAGKALAPTP; via the coding sequence ATGCGACACCTCCTCCTTCTCCTGATCGCCGGATCGTCCCTGCAAGCCGTGCGGGCACAACAGTTACCGCAGTTCAGCCAGTACAACAGCCAGGACTACCTGTACGATCCCGCCGTGGCCGGCAGCAGGCCCTGGTTCGAGATCCGAAGTGCCCACCGCAACCAATGGGTGGGGATCCAGGACGCCCCGCGCACCTTCGTCCTCAGCGCCACCACGCCCTTGGGCAGCAACATGGGCGTGGGCGGCTATGTCTTCACGGACAACGCAGGGCCTTCGCGGCGCACCGGCATGCAGATCAGCTATGCCTATCATCTGAAGATCAATGACAAGATCAAGCTGGGCATGGGCCTTTCCTTCGGCATGCTCCAGTTCCTGATCGATGGCTCCAAGATCCAGTTCCACGACGCCGACGAACCCTTGATGGACGATCAACTGCGCGGTTCACTGATGCCCGACGCCACCTTTGGCCTCTACCTCTACCATGAAAAATGGTGGTTCGGGGCCACGGCGCCGCAGCTCCTGAGGAACAGGGTGTGGTTCTACGATGAAAATGACCAAAGCCTGAGCCAGTTGGCTGCGCATTATTATGCGATGGGCGGCTACCGGATCCCGATCGGTGAGAACCTCAAACTGGAGCCGTCCTTTCTGCTGAAATACGTGGACCCCGTCCCTCCAAAAGCAGACCTCACCGCCACCTTGAGGTACCGGGACATGGTCTGGATCGGTGCCACATACAGGACCGAGGACGCCATCAGCCTAATGGTCGGTTATTGGATGAAAAAAACATTCCAGTTCGGCTACAGCTACGACCTGACCACCACGGGGCTCCGGAATTACACTTCAGGCACGCATGAGGTCATGCTGGCGGTGACATTTGGAAAGGAACGGTCAGCGCCGGGTGCCGGAAAAGCCTTGGCTCCCACGCCTTAG